The Cryptomeria japonica chromosome 6, Sugi_1.0, whole genome shotgun sequence genomic interval GAGCTAAATTTGAAGTAGGTTGCATTCAATGCAATAGGTACAAAGGAAATTTATAGAATTAGGACTTTTTTTTGGCTAGATCTAAAAGAGAGATTTTTCATTTTCATACATCTCAAAGACATGTTTGTTCTAATCTAATGTCTTATATTggtttaaaattattaataatttttttgtattttttataaattatttttaactTGTTGATTTTGTTGTGTAAATAATTAAGTCACGTCATTAATGATCAATAATTCtcaaagtttatttatttattggtataTATTAATAGATAATAAATAGTATTAGTACTTTGAGGCCATGGCATCCTTTTCCTATATAATGCAATTCAATACTCAAATCAatagtttcttaaagttatcctttaATTTAGCATCTTGGGTTTTCTTAATAAGTATTTAACTAGTTAAGTAATgtttattgaaaatatatatttgaTTTTTCATCTTAATTATGAAATTCTTGGGAGATTTCAATTCTATATCACCAAATTTTATAAAAAACTatcatatacatttatatatgtgtataataGTCACTAATTCTACACTTTAAAGTTCATGTTCGATTTTTTTTCAAAAGAATTATGTTTCTAATTTGTGATTCATTGTTACATCACTTCTAACCATTATACAATAGGTTTTTTTATAAGAAAACACTTTTAACTCTACTTATAAACTTTTATCCGCTAATCTtcattcacatctaaaaatgtttatTAAAAAAAGGTTTTACCAACATATAGTTTTTAAACCATGCAATGTCTTGTAAATCACCTTTGTTTCACAATTCTTATGAATATAGAATCAAGTTGACCAAAATTCACTCATGTAATTACATTCAGTAGGTGAAGTCTTTCACTTTATACTCAATTCACCATGACTTTAAAGGAGAGTAATTTCTCTTGTCACATTTATGGAAGTGCATCTTAGTAGGTGGAAAGAACAATTTAAATTAGTATGTGTTTGTGGCCTCAATAAcattttaacaatattgtcaaaataataataataataataagcacTTGTTGAAGAATCTAGAAACTAAAATTATGTAAAAAATGTCATAAAAATtcataatataaaattatttatagttaatatttttattttaaataatacaaaagaaaattttattaaaaaaacataaatCTTTGTGAACATTTGTCCCTTTTTTGATAGCGGTGGATTAGACTTTCGAGCACGACAGCTCAACAAGGGTACAAAACCCGTGAGCCACTAGCACAACGAGGACCTTCACGAAGTAGTTTCTGCCATCCAATATGGGAGCACCTAGCCCAGCGAGGGCCTTCACGAAGTAGTTTTTGTCACCCAATATGGGAGCACGAGCCTATAGACTGAAACCATCCCAGCAAATTCACTTGAGACATGATCCCGACCTCATCCCTTATCATGTTGGAGCCTTTGCATTCAGCAAGACTTGATTTCTGGTAGGCTCatttagaaccattcaacttcaccataGACAAGGGCCCATTGACAACATTTATCCGTAATTCTTTTGTAAAAATAAAGTCTGCAACAAATCTAGTCACTCACATTTATAAAATCATAGTTAAATTATAGAATTATAGAACAATGGAGTATGCTACATAAACCTAGACCCTACCCTATTTATTTCTAACATTTTTAGTACGGTATTACCAGTTTGAGCAGAGTAAGAGAATTGAATCACTCTGAAACTTCCTGTGGAGAAAACAATGGAGGAGATGAAACGCTGCCCTGCAAATTACCCTCCATTGACTCCCCTTTCCTTCATTGAAAGAGCTGCCATAGTCTTTGGGGACAGTACTTCTGTTGTCTACAACAATACTCGCTTCACCTGGTCTCAGACGTTCCAGAGATGCCGCAGACTGGCTTCTGCTCTCTCTTCTCGCAATATCTCTCGCGGGGATGTGGTAAGAATGAAGGATTATAGTTGTAGAAACAATTGAAACTTATGAAGCATAACAAAAACTAATCTTTTGTGAAGATTGCAGATTGCAGATGAAGTACAGTTTTCCCTTTTGCTTTCTCTTCCTCTGTTTTCCCAAATTTCTTTCAGCAACATCGTAGTATTGAGTACAGTAATAATCCATTTCTTTCAGTTTGTTACTGTTGTGTTTGAATTCCATGAGCCATTGTCAGGATCAAAACTTCGGATCACAGAATATCACAATATTGAAAATGTTATAAAGAAAGTAAAATACATTAACAGCCTTTTAAAATCAATATTGAGTCATGTTCCATGATCTATCATCTCACATCAATATTGACTCATGCTTCATGATCTATGATCTCCTCTTGAGCTCTAGTATTGAGATAATGGAATATTGATTCATGCTCTATCATCTTGTATTCTGATTACAGAACATGATCTTTTTAACACAATCCAATCCAAAAACACCTAATAGCTTAAATCCCATAAATTTACTCTTACCTTTCTGTGATTTTGATGGCCACTCTGTGAGTAAATTTCATTACATGAAGAATTTGACTGTGCAGGTCTCCGTGGTGGCACCGAACATCCCTGCCATGTACGAAATGCACTTCGCAGTACCCATGGCCGGGGGGGTCCTCAACACAATAAACATCCGTCTGGACGCTCGAACAATGGCGACCCAGTTCGCCCACTGCGACCCAAAGTTCATCTTTATAGACTACCAATTTCTGCCCCTAGTAACAGAAGCCATGAACATAGCAAGAACCAAAAGGGCCTGCATAGTCCTGATCGAGGAGATGGAACAGGGGAAAAATGAtcccacacccacacccacacccggGGGTCTCCTAACATACGAAACCATGATCCAACAGGGCGACCCAGAGTTCGAAATCCGGTGGCCAGAGGACGAGTGGGATTCCATAGTACTAAACTACACCTCAGGCACAACATCAGTTCCAAAAGGCGTAGTCCACTGTCACAGGGGACTCTACACCATGGCCATGGATACTCTGGTCCAATACGGACTCAGGCCAGGCACAGTCTACCTCTGGACTCTGCCCATGTTCCACTCCAACGGCTGGTGCTTCTCCTGGGCTCTGGCGGCCATTGGAGGCATCAACATCTGCCTGCGAAAATTCGATGCCAAGGTAATCTTCGATTCAATTGCAGATCACAAGGTCACCCATCTCTGTGGAGCACCCGTGGTGCTGAGCATGATAGCAAACGCTGCCCCTTCTGAGACCCGGCCACTCCCGGGTCGGGTCGAGCTCCTAACAGGCGGAGCCCCTCCACCTGCCTCGATCTTGTTCAAGATGGAAGAGCTCGGATTCTCTGTAACGCATGGATATGGCCTCACAGAGACCTCTGGTACAGTCATTTCCTGTGCCTGGAAGCCCGAGTGGGACGGTCTTCAGGGGAACGAACGGGCCCGATTGAAGGCCCGGCAGGGCATCCGAAGCCTGAGTGCAGTTCGGGTCGATGTGAAGGACCCAGTGACCATGACCAGTGTGGCCAGAGATGGGGTCCAGATGGGGGAAATCATGATCAGGGCGGCCAGTGTAATGAAAGGGTATCTCAAGAATGAGGAGCTCACGGCCCGGGCTTTGGCCGGTGGGTGGTTTCGAACCGGTGACGTCGCGGTGGTTCACCCTGACGGGTACATGGAGATCAAGGATCGGTCGAAGGATGTGATTATCTCAGGGGGTGAAAACATCAGTAGTGTGCAAGTTGAGTCTGTTCTGTATTCTCATCCTCTGATTGCTGAGGCAGCTGTTGTGGGAATGCCTGATCCGTTTTGGGGAGAAACACCCTGTGCTTTTGTGAGTGTGAAGAGGAGTGATCATGGTGATGGGCATGGGCAGAAGCCCGAATTGTCTGCATCGGAGATTATTTTCTTCTGCAGAGAGCGCATGGCGCATTTCATGGCGCCCAAATCTGTGGTGTTCTTGCCTGAGCTCCCGAAGACTTCTACTGGTAAGATTCAAAAATTTGTTCTTCGAGATATGGCCAGAAATGCTGTTCCTTGCCCTGTTTCGCGACTGTGAAGTGAGTCAATGGCATGGAAATCAAT includes:
- the LOC131040450 gene encoding 2-methylpropanoate--CoA ligase CCL4 — protein: MEEMKRCPANYPPLTPLSFIERAAIVFGDSTSVVYNNTRFTWSQTFQRCRRLASALSSRNISRGDVVSVVAPNIPAMYEMHFAVPMAGGVLNTINIRLDARTMATQFAHCDPKFIFIDYQFLPLVTEAMNIARTKRACIVLIEEMEQGKNDPTPTPTPGGLLTYETMIQQGDPEFEIRWPEDEWDSIVLNYTSGTTSVPKGVVHCHRGLYTMAMDTLVQYGLRPGTVYLWTLPMFHSNGWCFSWALAAIGGINICLRKFDAKVIFDSIADHKVTHLCGAPVVLSMIANAAPSETRPLPGRVELLTGGAPPPASILFKMEELGFSVTHGYGLTETSGTVISCAWKPEWDGLQGNERARLKARQGIRSLSAVRVDVKDPVTMTSVARDGVQMGEIMIRAASVMKGYLKNEELTARALAGGWFRTGDVAVVHPDGYMEIKDRSKDVIISGGENISSVQVESVLYSHPLIAEAAVVGMPDPFWGETPCAFVSVKRSDHGDGHGQKPELSASEIIFFCRERMAHFMAPKSVVFLPELPKTSTGKIQKFVLRDMARNAVPCPVSRL